In a genomic window of Diadema setosum chromosome 3, eeDiaSeto1, whole genome shotgun sequence:
- the LOC140226448 gene encoding uncharacterized protein codes for MNNNCDDDQKSSSSLEMAEMLDPENDIPLAALQRTTKSGADDKKAGEDQKSSSALEMAEMLDPEDDIPLAALQRTTESGQRTKNSRSKIKFNKQQWRWQKCWI; via the exons ATGAATAATAATTGTG ATGACGACCAAAAATCAAGTTCATCACTGGAGATGGCAGAAATGCTGGACCCAGAGAATGACATCCCTTTAGCTGCACTTCAAAGAACTACGAAATCGGGGGCAGATGACAAAAAAGCAG GTGAAGACCAAAAATCAAGTTCAGCATTGGAGATGGCAGAAATGTTGGATCCAGAGGATGACATCCCTTTAGCTGCACTTCAAAGAACTACAGAATCGGGGCAGAGAACAAAAAACAGCag ATCAAAAATCAAGTTCAACAAACAACAATGGAGATGGCAGAAATGTTGGATCTAG